The following are encoded together in the Lactuca sativa cultivar Salinas chromosome 1, Lsat_Salinas_v11, whole genome shotgun sequence genome:
- the LOC111894797 gene encoding MFP1 attachment factor 1: MATETDVGNAAVQLEMQEALDTTNKLQKRNISFSIWPPSQHTRDAVRKGLVDTLSTTSILSKHYGIVPTEEATVVAELIEDEAFVVASASASSASAEDDDIEVLQAYSKETSKRMLDHMKSRSAPPETTSTLEEESCVTTANSASNDDESSTVEVAESQTI; encoded by the coding sequence ATGGCAACGGAAACAGATGTCGGTAATGCCGCCGTACAGCTTGAGATGCAAGAAGCTCTCGATACCACCAATAAGCTGCAGAAGAGGAACATTTCCTTCAGCATTTGGCCGCCGTCGCAACACACACGCGATGCCGTCAGAAAGGGCCTTGTCGACACCCTTTCCACCACTTCGATCCTCTCTAAACATTATGGCATTGTACCGACAGAAGAAGCCACCGTTGTCGCCGAACTTATAGAGGATGAGGCCTTCGTTGTCGCTTCCGCCTCCGCCTCCTCCGCCTCTGCTGAAGATGACGACATCGAGGTCCTTCAGGCTTACTCAAAAGAGACAAGCAAACGGATGCTTGATCACATGAAATCCAGATCCGCTCCGCCGGAAACAACGTCGACGTTGGAGGAAGAGAGCTGTGTGACCACCGCCAATTCTGCTTCTAACGATGATGAAAGCTCTACGGTCGAAGTAGCTGAATCTCAAACTATTTGA